In Deltaproteobacteria bacterium, the following are encoded in one genomic region:
- a CDS encoding cytochrome c maturation protein CcmE, protein MSRSIKIVLTVVLVAGGVGYLMASSLEGEVAYYKHVEEVMAAPAKWVDKPLQVHGFVEAGSIDKRIEGHQQTTRFVLESKGARIAVTTTAPIPDTFKDAAEVVAKGRLDRAEDGSYRLVADELSAKCPSKYEENRRKSLAGS, encoded by the coding sequence ATGAGCCGCAGTATCAAGATCGTGCTGACCGTCGTCCTCGTCGCGGGCGGCGTCGGCTACCTCATGGCCTCGTCGCTCGAGGGCGAGGTGGCGTACTACAAGCACGTCGAGGAGGTCATGGCCGCGCCCGCCAAGTGGGTCGACAAGCCGCTGCAGGTTCACGGCTTCGTCGAGGCCGGCTCGATCGACAAGCGCATCGAGGGCCACCAGCAGACCACGCGATTCGTCCTCGAGAGCAAGGGGGCGCGCATCGCGGTGACCACGACCGCGCCGATTCCCGACACGTTCAAGGACGCGGCCGAGGTCGTCGCCAAGGGGCGCCTCGACCGGGCCGAGGACGGCAGCTACCGGCTGGTCGCCGACGAGCTGTCGGCGAAGTGCCCGTCGAAGTACGAAGAGAACCGGCGCAAGAGTTTGGCCGGATCCTGA
- a CDS encoding ABC transporter ATP-binding protein: protein MRIDRVHVAGVSKRYGPQRALANVDVDLRAGSLCALLGPNGAGKSTLLGILSTLVRPTAGEVVYLSGDRAVPAGAPLRAQIGVLAHESFIYGELTAVENLDFYGNLYSVPRRRDRAAALLDEVGLDDRARNRPARTYSRGMLQRLALARALMHEPPVLLLDEPFTGLDRHGAAALARTLDRARRDGRVVLVVSHDLEALDGVCDHVVVLRRGKVVVDRRAPAGTAFSHAELKDIYHEFDE, encoded by the coding sequence ATGCGCATCGACCGGGTCCACGTCGCGGGCGTGTCGAAACGCTACGGCCCTCAGCGCGCGCTCGCAAACGTCGATGTCGACCTTCGCGCCGGTAGCCTGTGCGCGCTGCTCGGACCCAACGGCGCCGGAAAGTCGACGCTGCTCGGGATCCTCTCGACGCTTGTGCGTCCGACGGCGGGCGAGGTGGTGTACCTCAGCGGCGATCGGGCCGTCCCAGCCGGCGCGCCGCTGCGGGCGCAGATCGGCGTGCTCGCGCACGAGTCGTTCATCTACGGTGAACTGACAGCGGTCGAAAACCTGGATTTCTACGGCAACCTGTACTCCGTGCCGCGGCGGCGCGACCGGGCGGCCGCGCTGCTCGACGAGGTCGGGCTCGACGACCGGGCTCGCAATCGCCCCGCGCGCACCTACTCGCGCGGGATGTTGCAACGGCTCGCGCTCGCCCGGGCGCTCATGCACGAGCCGCCCGTGCTGCTGCTCGACGAGCCGTTCACTGGGCTGGATCGCCACGGTGCGGCGGCGCTCGCTCGCACGCTCGACCGAGCCCGGCGCGACGGCCGCGTCGTGCTCGTGGTGTCGCACGACCTGGAGGCGCTCGACGGCGTGTGCGACCACGTCGTCGTGCTCCGGCGCGGCAAGGTCGTCGTCGATCGGCGTGCACCGGCCGGTACGGCGTTTTCGCACGCGGAACTCAAGGACATTTACCA
- a CDS encoding DNA adenine methylase yields the protein MPGTAPSTARLRTRPLAPARVARRPARPDAAAPIVKWAGGKSRLLDAITARRPPSFRRYFEPFVGGGAVFFRLAPHHAVLSDLNADLIATYRAVAWNVEAVIRRLRTHRDRHCEDYYYATRERWNERTGPQSDVDRAAMFIYLNKTCYNGLWRVNRSGRFNVPIGSYKAPAICDAPGLRAASRLLQRAELATRSYDYVVDAAGRGDFVYFDPPYQPVSATANFTSYTSACFGEDDQRELARVARLLVRKGCAVMLSNSDTPLIRSLYDGFRVDRVTCNRAINSRADGRGAVAEVLITGGY from the coding sequence ATGCCTGGGACCGCCCCTTCGACTGCGCGACTGCGCACCCGTCCGCTCGCACCCGCGCGCGTCGCGCGCCGCCCGGCCCGGCCCGACGCCGCCGCGCCGATCGTCAAGTGGGCGGGGGGCAAGTCGCGGCTGCTCGACGCGATCACGGCGCGCCGGCCGCCGTCGTTTCGCCGCTACTTCGAGCCGTTCGTCGGCGGCGGTGCCGTCTTCTTCCGGCTCGCCCCGCACCACGCGGTCCTGTCCGATCTCAACGCCGACCTGATCGCGACCTACCGCGCCGTCGCGTGGAACGTCGAGGCGGTCATCCGGCGGTTGCGCACCCACCGGGATCGCCACTGCGAGGACTACTACTACGCGACGCGCGAGCGGTGGAACGAGCGCACCGGGCCGCAGTCGGACGTCGACCGCGCCGCGATGTTCATCTACCTGAACAAGACCTGTTACAACGGGCTGTGGCGCGTCAACCGGTCGGGGCGGTTCAACGTGCCGATCGGTAGCTACAAGGCGCCGGCGATCTGCGATGCGCCCGGGTTGCGCGCCGCGTCGCGCCTGCTGCAGCGGGCCGAGTTGGCGACGCGCAGCTACGACTACGTGGTCGACGCCGCCGGCCGCGGCGACTTCGTGTACTTCGACCCGCCGTACCAGCCGGTGTCGGCGACCGCCAACTTCACGAGCTACACCAGCGCGTGCTTCGGGGAAGACGACCAGCGCGAACTCGCGCGCGTCGCGCGGCTGCTGGTCCGCAAGGGCTGCGCGGTGATGCTGTCCAACAGCGACACGCCGCTGATTCGCTCGCTGTACGACGGCTTCCGCGTCGATCGCGTCACCTGCAACCGCGCGATCAACAGCCGCGCCGACGGTCGCGGCGCCGTCGCGGAAGTGCTGATCACCGGCGGCTACTGA
- the moaA gene encoding GTP 3',8-cyclase MoaA, which produces MAPAVSLPVLPPLVDAHARRVTYLRVSLTDRCNYRCTYCMPPEGVDLVPRQDVLAFEEIARIVRVFAGLGVRRVRLTGGEPTIRKGLPELVSRLTAIEGIESVVMTTNGHRLPELAKPLARAGLAEVNVSVDTLRADKFAAITRRGDLDRVLAGIDAARAAGMRVKLNTVALRGFNDDEIADLCAYGWRVGAVPRFIEHMPMSDGRLYAPGRELSAAAIRAAVAGRFGPVERVIDRGDATGPARYWAPGGDRARRFGIISAMTEHFCDTCNRVRLSAVGELHTCLAYDDAVNLRAILRGGGGDDAVRDAIRAALAGKRAGHDFRRSGHGAPSKHMISIGG; this is translated from the coding sequence ATGGCTCCCGCCGTGTCGCTCCCGGTGTTGCCTCCGCTCGTCGACGCGCACGCCCGCCGCGTGACGTACCTGCGCGTTTCGCTTACGGATCGCTGCAACTACCGCTGCACGTACTGCATGCCGCCCGAGGGCGTCGATCTCGTGCCCCGGCAAGATGTGCTGGCCTTCGAGGAGATCGCGCGAATCGTGCGCGTCTTCGCCGGTCTCGGCGTTCGGCGCGTCCGGCTCACCGGCGGCGAACCGACCATCCGCAAGGGGCTGCCCGAGTTGGTCTCGCGCCTGACCGCCATCGAGGGGATCGAGTCGGTTGTGATGACGACCAACGGCCATCGCCTGCCGGAACTCGCGAAGCCGCTCGCGCGAGCCGGGCTGGCAGAGGTCAACGTGTCGGTCGACACCCTCCGCGCCGACAAGTTCGCCGCGATCACGCGGCGCGGCGATCTGGACCGCGTGCTCGCCGGCATCGACGCGGCGCGCGCCGCGGGCATGCGGGTCAAGCTCAACACGGTCGCCCTGCGCGGGTTCAACGACGACGAGATCGCGGACTTGTGCGCCTACGGCTGGCGGGTCGGCGCGGTGCCGCGGTTCATCGAGCACATGCCGATGTCCGACGGCCGGCTGTACGCGCCGGGCCGCGAGCTGTCCGCGGCGGCGATCCGCGCGGCGGTCGCCGGCCGGTTCGGCCCGGTCGAGCGCGTGATCGACCGCGGCGACGCGACGGGGCCGGCGCGGTATTGGGCGCCCGGCGGCGACCGGGCGCGCCGGTTCGGCATCATTTCGGCGATGACGGAGCACTTCTGCGACACGTGCAACCGCGTGCGCCTGTCGGCGGTCGGTGAGCTGCACACGTGTCTGGCGTACGACGACGCGGTCAACCTGCGCGCGATTTTGCGCGGCGGCGGCGGCGACGATGCGGTGCGCGACGCCATCCGTGCGGCGCTGGCCGGCAAGCGCGCGGGCCACGACTTTCGCCGATCGGGGCATGGCGCCCCCAGCAAGCACATGATCAGCATCGGCGGGTAA
- the fusA gene encoding elongation factor G yields the protein MAKIDSVRNIGIVAHIDAGKTTLTERLLYHAGKIHRVGEVHDGESQMDWQEQERERGITITAATTTLQWRKHDIHLIDTPGHVDFTIEVERSLRVLDGAVVVFDAVAGVEPQSETVWHQADKFHVPRIAFINKMDRLGADFDAAVASIRRKLGANPVPVQLPIGAEDAFSGVVDLVRGHAFTFHGDLDEEPSPADIPSDLRDAAAAARDAFVEAVADTDDAVAEAYLDGRPIDEATLQAALRRATIAGRVVPVLCGSALRNKGTRQVLDAVVDYLPSPHDLPPIRGVDPRDPSVVLERAPDPKQPLAMLAFKVAMDDSRKFVFLRVFSGTVKPGDQVWNPRIGDKERVARLFLVHANRRQRIDKAVAGEIVAATGLKHATTGDTLCAPDAPILLERIDTYEPVMSIAVEPRTNAERDKLEWALNKIVEEDPTFRVREDEETGQTIISGMGELHLEIVVETLQREYGVEVAVGKPQVVYRETIAAAAEGEAVFERELKEESLYGAARVRVAPLSRGAGTRIESAIGDDAGVPPPVVEAAMQGLREVSQSGPNGYPLTDLEVTLLSVGTREGVPAEVGVKVAAAEAFRRALRDAQPTLLEPIMVVEVVTPEDNLGAVIGDLNQRRGHVQHVDTEGVKSVVIAHVPLKNLFGYSTDLRSLTQGRANFTMKFHAYDNLDAAGT from the coding sequence ATGGCCAAGATCGACTCCGTTCGCAACATCGGCATCGTCGCGCACATCGACGCCGGCAAGACGACGCTCACCGAGCGCCTGCTGTATCACGCCGGAAAGATCCACCGGGTCGGGGAGGTCCACGACGGCGAAAGCCAGATGGACTGGCAGGAGCAGGAACGCGAGCGGGGCATCACGATCACGGCCGCGACGACGACGCTCCAGTGGCGCAAGCACGACATCCACCTGATCGACACGCCCGGGCACGTCGACTTCACGATCGAGGTCGAGCGCAGTTTGCGCGTGCTCGACGGAGCTGTCGTCGTGTTCGACGCCGTCGCCGGCGTCGAGCCGCAGTCCGAAACCGTGTGGCATCAGGCGGACAAGTTTCACGTGCCGCGCATCGCGTTCATCAACAAAATGGACCGGCTCGGCGCCGACTTCGACGCGGCCGTCGCGTCGATCCGGCGCAAGCTCGGCGCGAACCCGGTGCCGGTGCAACTTCCGATCGGGGCCGAGGATGCGTTCTCGGGAGTGGTCGACCTGGTGCGCGGGCATGCGTTCACGTTCCACGGCGATCTCGACGAGGAGCCGTCGCCGGCGGACATTCCGAGCGACCTGCGCGACGCCGCGGCGGCGGCGCGCGACGCGTTCGTCGAGGCGGTCGCCGACACCGACGACGCAGTCGCCGAGGCCTACCTGGACGGCCGGCCGATCGACGAGGCGACCCTGCAGGCGGCGCTGCGGCGCGCGACGATCGCCGGCCGGGTCGTCCCGGTGCTGTGCGGCTCGGCGCTGCGCAACAAGGGCACCCGCCAGGTGCTCGACGCGGTGGTCGACTACCTGCCGTCGCCGCACGATCTGCCGCCGATCCGCGGCGTCGACCCGCGCGATCCGAGCGTCGTGCTCGAGCGCGCGCCGGACCCGAAACAGCCGCTCGCGATGCTCGCGTTCAAGGTCGCGATGGACGACTCGCGCAAGTTCGTGTTCTTGCGCGTGTTCAGCGGTACGGTCAAGCCGGGCGATCAGGTGTGGAACCCGCGCATCGGCGACAAGGAGCGGGTGGCGCGCCTGTTTCTGGTACACGCCAACCGGCGCCAGCGCATCGACAAGGCCGTCGCCGGCGAGATCGTCGCCGCGACCGGGCTCAAGCACGCGACGACCGGCGACACGCTGTGCGCGCCCGATGCGCCGATCCTGCTCGAGCGGATCGACACGTACGAGCCGGTGATGTCGATCGCCGTGGAGCCGCGCACCAACGCCGAACGCGACAAACTCGAATGGGCGCTCAACAAGATCGTCGAGGAGGATCCGACGTTTCGCGTGCGCGAGGACGAGGAGACCGGCCAGACGATCATCAGCGGCATGGGCGAGCTTCACCTCGAGATCGTCGTCGAGACGCTTCAGCGCGAGTACGGCGTCGAGGTGGCGGTCGGCAAGCCGCAGGTCGTCTACCGCGAGACGATCGCCGCGGCCGCCGAAGGCGAGGCGGTGTTCGAACGCGAGTTGAAAGAGGAGTCGCTGTACGGCGCCGCCCGCGTGCGCGTGGCGCCGCTGTCGCGCGGCGCGGGGACGCGGATCGAATCGGCGATCGGCGACGACGCCGGCGTGCCGCCGCCGGTGGTCGAGGCCGCGATGCAGGGCCTTCGCGAGGTGTCGCAGTCGGGCCCGAACGGCTACCCGCTCACCGACCTCGAGGTCACCCTGCTGTCGGTCGGCACGCGCGAGGGCGTCCCCGCGGAAGTCGGCGTCAAGGTGGCGGCCGCCGAGGCGTTCCGCCGCGCGCTGCGCGACGCTCAGCCGACGCTGCTCGAACCGATCATGGTGGTCGAGGTCGTCACGCCCGAAGACAACCTCGGAGCGGTCATCGGCGATCTCAACCAGCGCCGCGGCCACGTTCAGCACGTCGACACCGAGGGCGTCAAGAGCGTGGTGATCGCGCACGTGCCGCTCAAGAACCTGTTCGGCTACTCCACCGATCTGAGGTCGCTCACCCAGGGGCGCGCGAACTTCACGATGAAATTCCACGCCTACGACAACCTCGACGCCGCCGGCACGTAG